In the genome of Phormidium ambiguum IAM M-71, the window AGGTATACTTTGCTTTACCTGAGAAAAGATTGAAGTTTACTAAACCTGCTCCTTGGAATTGGCTTAGTTTTAAGCTTTAGGGTTTCAGGTTTCTGGAAAAGTCACTCAGCGACTCGGTTGCCAACGCCAGTTTCTTTAAGTCCTGGTTAGATAATCTTTTTTTTTGGAGGATTCCGTTAATGAGTATCGTCACGAAATCCATCGTGAATGCTGATGCTGAGGCCCGCTATCTCAGCCCTGGTGAATTAGATCGGATCAAGAGCTTTGTAACAAGCGGCGAACGTCGTCTCCGCATTGCTCAAACTCTGAGTGATTCTCGTGAACGCATTGTTAAGCAAGCTGGCGACCAACTGTTCCAAAAGCGTCCTGATGTTGTTTCTCCTGGTGGCAATGCCTACGGTGAAGAAATGACCGCTACTTGCCTGCGTGACCTCGATTACTACCTCCGTCTAGTTACTTATGGAATCGTAGCTGGCGATGTAACTCCGATCGAAGAAATCGGTTTGGTAGGTGTTCGTGAAATGTACAACTCTTTGGGTACCCCAATTCCTGCGGTAGCTGAAGGCGTTCGTGCAATGAAGAACGTTGCCACCTCCCTGTTGTCTGCTGAAGATGCTGGTGAAGCTGGCTCCTACTTCGATTACGTGATTGGTGCTATGCAGTAGAACTTGTTTCTACTCTAAGCATTTCCCAGATTTAGGATTTCTCTTGTTAGGTGACTTGAAGGAAGCAAACAAATGCAAGACGCGATTACATCTGTTATTAACTCCTCTGACGTTCAAGGTAAGTATTTAGATACTGGTGCTTTGGAAAAGCTGAAAAGCTACTTCAGCACTGGTGAATTGCGGGTACGTGCCGCTACCACCATCAGCGCTAATGCAGCTGCAATTGTCAAAGAAGCAGTAGCTAAGTCTCTGTTGTACTCTGACATCACTCGTCCCGGTGGCAATATGTACACCACCCGTCGCTATGCTGCTTGCATCCGCGACTTGGACTACTACCTCCGCTATTCCACCTACGCAATGTTGGCTGGCGACCCCTCCATTTTGGACGAGCGCGTTCTCAATGGCTTGAAGGAAACCTACAATTCCTTGGGTGTACCTGTTTCTGCTACCGTACAAGCTATCCAAGCAATGAAGGAAGTTACCGCTAGCTTGGTTGGTGCTGATGCTGGTAAAGAAATGGGTGTTTACTTCGACTACATCTGCTCTGGCTTGAGCTAATTGATCACTGGAGCCATTGAAGACGAAGGTTTAATCACTCTGTCTTCTATGTAAGCATGGTCTGGGAAGTCAGGAGTCAATGCTAGGGCGTTAAAGGCTTGTCTAAATTAGATTGATGAGTTTTGGCGGCTAGTATTTACTCTTGAGTCCCAGACCTTGGTTTATTCAGACAAAAATGTTTGTTTCCTAAAGTAGGAGAATCAAAAGTCATGCGGATGTTTAAGATTACTGCTTGTGTTCCAAGCCAAACTAGAATTCGGACTCAAAGAGAATTGCAAAACACCTATTTTACTAAACTGGTTCCTTATGACAACTGGTTTCGTGAACAACAAAGAATTATGAAGATGGGTGGTAAAATCCTCAAGGTTGAATTGGCAACCGGGAAACAGGGCGCGAATACAGGTTTACTGTAATTTTCAAAAAAAGGCTTGACAAAAATTCCCTTAAAGCTAGCTACTTTTACAAGGTAATAGCATTTTTTCCGTTATGCCGTCTTTCATCTCTTGGCTTTTAGTCATAAGATGAAAGACGGCAAAGTTTTAATGTTGGTCAAGTGAAGCTAAGCCTACTAATTCCGTTTTTAGATAATTCTGTAGAAGATTGGGCAATTACGGCTCGTTTGCTACGTTGGTTAACTTTTTTGTGGCTATTTATAGGATTGGTGATCTTATTTTCAGCTTCTTATTCTATTGCTGATGCAGATCATGGGGATGGGTTGTACTACTTTAAGCGACAAATCGCTTGGGTTTTGGTGGGCTTGGTGGTGTTTAATTTGGTTGTCCACTCGCCGTTGCGTTATATTGTAGCGATCGCAGATTGGGTAGTGTTGCTGCTTTTGTTACTAATCCTTGCGACAGTTATTCCAGGGGTAGGAACAACTATTAATGGGGCTACTCGTTGGCTGGTAATTGGGGGTATTCCTATTCAACCATCGGAACTGATTAAGCCTTTTTTAGTTCTACAAAGTGCCAGAGTTTTCGGTAAGTGGGAACAGCTAAATTTTAGGGTTCGCCTGACGTGGTTATTTATTTTTGCTTTTGTACTTTTAGGAATTTTGTTGCAACCTAATTTAAGTACAACTGCATTTTGTGGTATGACTATCTGGCTGATAGCTTTGGCTGCGGGTCTACCATATATTCAGTTAGGGTTAACAGCTTTGGGTGGGTTTCTGTTAGCTACGTTGAGTATTAGCCTCAGAGAATACCAACAAAAACGGGTAATGATGTTTTTAAATCCTTGGGTTGATCCTTTGGGAGATGGTTATCAGTTGGTACAAAGTTTGTTGGCTATTGGTTCTGGGGGAATGTGGGGTAGTGGGTTTGGTTTGTCGCAACAAAAGTTATTCTATTTACCCATTCAATATACTGATTTTATTTTTGCGGTTTATGCAGAAGAGTTTGGTTTTATTGGTTGTGTAGTTTTATTTGGATTTTTGTTTATTTATGCAACTTTGGCGTTGGTTGTAGCACAAAGGGCGCAGAGGGTGGTGCATCGATTGGTGGCGATCGGTGCGATGATTTTGATGGTAGGACAGTCTTTAATGAATATTGGTGTGGCAACGGGGGCTTTACCTACTACTGGTTTACCTTTTCCTTTGTTTAGTTATGGTGGTAATTCGATGATTGCTAGTTTGTTAGCGGCTGGTTTACTAATTCGAGTTGCCAGAGAAAGTAATGAAGCCCAAGTTGTATCTTTGACAGAACGCCGTCGTACTCAAACCAGCAAAGAGACTGAAGGGCAAAGAAGCAGAGGGACAAAAGGGAAAATAGTGAGTTTAAATCGATCGAATTTCAAGTCTAAACTTTAAAATTACCTAGTCCCTATTCCTCAATTCCTAATTTCTTATTCAAGAGGGTCGCAACGAATTTCGATTAAGAAACCATCAGGATCGTAAAAGTAAATTCCCCTCCCAGTGGGACGAGTGACAGGGCCATGATCGATGTGAATTTGATGTTGTTTGAGTACTTCAACTGCGGTATCAAATAATTTTGGGTCGATGTCAAAAGCTAAGTGATTAGCGCGAGTAAATTGCTCTGTTGGGTCGGGATTTGGTGGTGTAAGTTCTGGTTCCCAAAATAAGTCTAAAATTGTACCGTCAGGAGTAGTAAAATTAGCAACTTTTCCTTGGGAAACTAATTCAACTAAAGTTTCAGGAACTTCATCTCCTGTGAGTTCGTGAAGTCCTAGAATATGGCCGTAAAAATGCCGTGATGCTTGCATATCTTTGACGTTTAAAGCGATGTGATGAACTCGCTGCAAGTTGCCAGGTACTAAAACTGTTTTTGAGGATTGAGTAGTTTGCATGATGAAGAATTGGTGTGGGAAATTACTGTTTAATCTTTAATATTTTGTTTCTATCTTATCTACAAAATCACCTACTACTTGGACAAATTCTGCTGTTGATTCGTAGGGTAAAACATTCCGACCGGGAATAAAAATAGTCTCTCCTTTTGGTAGATGTTGTAAGTAAGCTTGGCTACGTTGTTCTGGCGTTTCTTGAGTACCGGATTTACTAATACTAGAAGCTTTATTACCTAAAACTACAAGGGTTGGTTGGCTGATTTGACTAATTGCTTGTTCATATCCTTTTTGCCAAAATCTAGCTAAAAATGCAAAGACTGCATAGCGACTCGCCATATTTTTTGCTCCTAAATTGAGCATATTCAACCATTCATCGTCTACTTGTTGTTCTTCAGCAAATAGTTGACGAATAGAGAAAGAACGTAAGAATTTTTCACTTCTGGCATAGCGATAAAACACATTGCCTAAAGGAGAGTCTAGCAAATTCCAAATTACTTTTTGTTGCCAGTTTTCGGCTTTTTTGGTAATTACAGGCCAAGCTGGAGGGCCAGATAAAATTATCCCTGTTACTAGATGAGATATGGTAGCGTTTTGTAGCAGTTCTATTGCGACTGGAAATAAGGCACCCTGCACTATTAAAATTACAGGTCTTTTGACAATGTTTTGGAGAAATTCTTGCATCTGTTCTGCCCAATCATTAGGTGTACAAGCAACATGAGGCATATCACTTTCACCACACCCTAATAAATCAGGATTATAAATTAAATTATGCTGTCCTGTTTGATACCAATTTTCGTAAAATCGTTGCCAAAAATTTCGAGACAATCCTACACCAATGGGATGAATTAGTAATAGCGGAGTTTTTTGATTTTTATCTGCGTCTGTTGGGGTAATAACTTCGTAGGCACATCGGTAGTTTTTCCAAGTGTAGAATTGCGTATGGGAGGTTTTGTATTTGGAGGAATTAGTAGGAGTAACTGATGACATGGTACTTTTGAGATAAAACTACTTTTGCTAAATAAATTTATTAAAATATAATATATCAATTTTAAATCAATTACAAAGTTTTTATTGATTTTATTGAACTACGTTAACGATGAGTGCGCGTAGTACGTAGAGGCGATCGCATTTTAGAACACAAAGAAAGGAAAGATATTGTTATTGATTTAGAATGACCACAATTTCAAGCATAAATTTAAATGAAAACGTTTGTAAATTATAGTACAATCTTATTAAAGTAGCTTTTTCTGGCAGATGTATGTGGGAAACACTACAAACCTATCTTTATCAATTAAGTCAATACGCTGATAATTTGGTACAAACTCAACTTTTACAATTGAGTTGGTTAAGTGTAGCAATTATTTTTGCGGCTGGATTACTCACCAGTTTAACACCTTGTATGCTTTCAATGTTACCGATAACTATTGGTTATATTGGCGGTTATGAAGCAAAAAGCCGTTGGCAAGCTGCGGCACAATCTACTTGGTTTTCTTTGGGTTTAGCTACTACATTAGCAGGGTTAGGAATTATCGCTGCTTTTGTCGGTCAAGTATACGGTAAGGTTGGTATTGGTTTGCCAATTATTGTCAGCATTATCGCCATTATTATGGGGTTAAATTTATTAGAGGCTTTACCTTTAAGTTTCCCCTCTTTTAGTGGGATAGATTTGATTTCTAAAGATTTGCCTCATGGAGTGCGTTCTTATTTATTAGGATTAACTTTTGGTTTGGTTGCTTCTCCTTGTAGTACTCCGGTTTTGGCTACATTGTTAGCATGGGTAGCAACGACAAAAGATTTAATTTTAGGCGCAATTTTGCTACTATCTTATACGGCTGGATATGTAACTCCTTTGATTTTAGCGGGAACTTTTACAGCGTCAATTAAAAAGTTGTTGGAATTACGGCGTTGGTCAAGTTGGATTAATCCGATTAGCGGGGCGCTTTTAGTAGGTTTTGGCGTATTTTCTCTACTGTCGCGCGTTCCTGGGGTAATTTGGTAAGTCAATTTGTGCGATAATTTTATACAGTAATTCTAGATGATGGGTGAAATTTTCTTTTTTTAAATGTTCCAGCGCAGAGAAGGCAGAGAAAAGAGAGAAGTTAATTTCACTGTTAATTTAGGATTGCAATCTTATGTGAATCAAAAATTTAAAATCGAATGACTGTTAATAATTCTGAATCGGGATTTAATAAAATTAAAAAGTACTGGCGGGGTGAGTTATTACCTTTGTTAGCAGATTTGCGCTTGGCAATTTTGTTGCTGTTGGCGATCGCACTTTTTAGCATCAGTGGTACAGTAATCGAACAAGGTCAATCTGCTCAATTTTATCAAGCTAATTATCCCGAACATCCCGCTTTATTTGGCTTTCTCACTTGGAAAGTTATACTCATTATTGGCTTAGACCATGTATATCATACTTGGTGGTTTTTATCCCTATTAATCTTATTTGGTTCTAGTCTCACTGCTTGTACGTTTACTCGCCAGTTTCCCGCATTGAAAGCAGCGAGAAATTGGAAATTTTATGATAAACCTCGGCAATTTGAAAAATTAGCTTTGAGTGCAGAGTTAAACGCAGGTAATTTTAATTCTTTATTACCAGAATTACAAAAACGCAGTTATCTAATTTTTCAAGAAGGCAATTCTTTATATGCGCGAAAAGGTATAGCTGGAAGAATCGGCCCGATCGTTGTTCATGCCAGTATGCTAATAATTTTAGCAGGGTCAATTTGGGGAAGTGTTACTGGATTTGTTGCCCAAGAAATGATTCCTAGCGGACAAACTTTTCTAGTAAAAAATATAGTTGATGCGGGGCCGTTAGCCGCAGCACAAGTTCCTAAAGATTGGGCAGTTAAAGTTAACCGTTTTTGGATTGATTACACGCCAGAAGGCGGGATTGACCAATTTTATTCTGATTTATCAGTTGTAGATAAAGAAGGTAAAGAAGTCGATCGCCAAACCATTTATGTCAACAAACCTCTGCGTCATCAAGGCGTAACTTTCTATCAAACAGATTGGGGAATTTCCGCAGTTAAATTCCAGTTTAATAATAGCCCAATTTTCCAACTACCGATGGCGCAACTAGACACTAATGGAAAAGGCAGAATTTGGGGAACTTGGATTCCTACAAAACCAGATTTAAGTGAAGGCGTTTCCTTAGTTACTAAAGATTTGCAGGGAACTTTATTAATCTATGATGCCACTGGAAAATTAATCTCAACTGTCCGTAGTGGAATGACTACCGAAGTCAACGGAGTGAAACTGAAAATTTTAGAAGTTATTGGCAGTACGGGATTACAAATCAAAGCAGATCCAGGTATTCCTATAGTTTACGCTGGTTTTGGTTTGCTGATGTTGGGTGTGATTATGAGTTATATTTCCCACTCCCAAATATGGGCTTTAGAACAAAATGGCAAACTGTATATTGGTGGAAGAACCAATCGCGCCCAAGTTGCTTTTGAAAGAGAAATCATTGAAATTTTACAAGCATTAAAAACATCTTCC includes:
- the apcA gene encoding allophycocyanin subunit alpha, producing MSIVTKSIVNADAEARYLSPGELDRIKSFVTSGERRLRIAQTLSDSRERIVKQAGDQLFQKRPDVVSPGGNAYGEEMTATCLRDLDYYLRLVTYGIVAGDVTPIEEIGLVGVREMYNSLGTPIPAVAEGVRAMKNVATSLLSAEDAGEAGSYFDYVIGAMQ
- the apcB gene encoding allophycocyanin subunit beta, with translation MQDAITSVINSSDVQGKYLDTGALEKLKSYFSTGELRVRAATTISANAAAIVKEAVAKSLLYSDITRPGGNMYTTRRYAACIRDLDYYLRYSTYAMLAGDPSILDERVLNGLKETYNSLGVPVSATVQAIQAMKEVTASLVGADAGKEMGVYFDYICSGLS
- a CDS encoding phycobilisome linker polypeptide codes for the protein MRMFKITACVPSQTRIRTQRELQNTYFTKLVPYDNWFREQQRIMKMGGKILKVELATGKQGANTGLL
- a CDS encoding FtsW/RodA/SpoVE family cell cycle protein, with translation MKLSLLIPFLDNSVEDWAITARLLRWLTFLWLFIGLVILFSASYSIADADHGDGLYYFKRQIAWVLVGLVVFNLVVHSPLRYIVAIADWVVLLLLLLILATVIPGVGTTINGATRWLVIGGIPIQPSELIKPFLVLQSARVFGKWEQLNFRVRLTWLFIFAFVLLGILLQPNLSTTAFCGMTIWLIALAAGLPYIQLGLTALGGFLLATLSISLREYQQKRVMMFLNPWVDPLGDGYQLVQSLLAIGSGGMWGSGFGLSQQKLFYLPIQYTDFIFAVYAEEFGFIGCVVLFGFLFIYATLALVVAQRAQRVVHRLVAIGAMILMVGQSLMNIGVATGALPTTGLPFPLFSYGGNSMIASLLAAGLLIRVARESNEAQVVSLTERRRTQTSKETEGQRSRGTKGKIVSLNRSNFKSKL
- a CDS encoding VOC family protein — translated: MQTTQSSKTVLVPGNLQRVHHIALNVKDMQASRHFYGHILGLHELTGDEVPETLVELVSQGKVANFTTPDGTILDLFWEPELTPPNPDPTEQFTRANHLAFDIDPKLFDTAVEVLKQHQIHIDHGPVTRPTGRGIYFYDPDGFLIEIRCDPLE
- a CDS encoding alpha/beta fold hydrolase, translating into MSSVTPTNSSKYKTSHTQFYTWKNYRCAYEVITPTDADKNQKTPLLLIHPIGVGLSRNFWQRFYENWYQTGQHNLIYNPDLLGCGESDMPHVACTPNDWAEQMQEFLQNIVKRPVILIVQGALFPVAIELLQNATISHLVTGIILSGPPAWPVITKKAENWQQKVIWNLLDSPLGNVFYRYARSEKFLRSFSIRQLFAEEQQVDDEWLNMLNLGAKNMASRYAVFAFLARFWQKGYEQAISQISQPTLVVLGNKASSISKSGTQETPEQRSQAYLQHLPKGETIFIPGRNVLPYESTAEFVQVVGDFVDKIETKY
- a CDS encoding cytochrome c biogenesis protein CcdA, translating into MWETLQTYLYQLSQYADNLVQTQLLQLSWLSVAIIFAAGLLTSLTPCMLSMLPITIGYIGGYEAKSRWQAAAQSTWFSLGLATTLAGLGIIAAFVGQVYGKVGIGLPIIVSIIAIIMGLNLLEALPLSFPSFSGIDLISKDLPHGVRSYLLGLTFGLVASPCSTPVLATLLAWVATTKDLILGAILLLSYTAGYVTPLILAGTFTASIKKLLELRRWSSWINPISGALLVGFGVFSLLSRVPGVIW
- a CDS encoding cytochrome c biogenesis protein, giving the protein MTVNNSESGFNKIKKYWRGELLPLLADLRLAILLLLAIALFSISGTVIEQGQSAQFYQANYPEHPALFGFLTWKVILIIGLDHVYHTWWFLSLLILFGSSLTACTFTRQFPALKAARNWKFYDKPRQFEKLALSAELNAGNFNSLLPELQKRSYLIFQEGNSLYARKGIAGRIGPIVVHASMLIILAGSIWGSVTGFVAQEMIPSGQTFLVKNIVDAGPLAAAQVPKDWAVKVNRFWIDYTPEGGIDQFYSDLSVVDKEGKEVDRQTIYVNKPLRHQGVTFYQTDWGISAVKFQFNNSPIFQLPMAQLDTNGKGRIWGTWIPTKPDLSEGVSLVTKDLQGTLLIYDATGKLISTVRSGMTTEVNGVKLKILEVIGSTGLQIKADPGIPIVYAGFGLLMLGVIMSYISHSQIWALEQNGKLYIGGRTNRAQVAFEREIIEILQALKTSSLPIIPSETLV